A single window of Hymenobacter sp. APR13 DNA harbors:
- a CDS encoding class I SAM-dependent methyltransferase, producing MYTFLTTSPWADYELIDAGNFEKLERFGQHILARPEPQAIWDPHLPASEWQRASATFTREKGSQERGQWKIKPGTPEQWLIGYERPDGLKLRFRLGMSSFKHVGLFPEQDPNWQFIYQQTRKRKAAVPRVLNLFAYTGAATLAARAAGADVTHLDSVKQVNFWARDNMEASNLDGVRWLVEDAMKYVRREVKRGSKYQGLILDPPAYGRGPNGEKWQLEDELNEMLKLCKELLDPQDHFFLVNLYSLGFSALILDNLVGEIFPDMRDKREIGEIYLHDAAARKLPLGTFCRFAT from the coding sequence ATGTACACCTTCCTGACCACGAGCCCCTGGGCCGACTACGAGCTGATTGACGCCGGCAACTTCGAGAAACTGGAGCGTTTTGGCCAGCACATTCTGGCCCGGCCCGAGCCCCAGGCCATCTGGGACCCACACCTGCCCGCTTCGGAGTGGCAGCGCGCCAGCGCCACCTTCACCCGCGAAAAAGGCAGCCAGGAGCGCGGACAGTGGAAAATCAAGCCCGGTACGCCCGAGCAGTGGCTGATCGGCTACGAGCGACCCGACGGCCTGAAGCTGCGGTTTCGGCTGGGCATGTCGTCGTTTAAGCACGTGGGGCTGTTTCCGGAGCAGGACCCCAACTGGCAGTTCATCTACCAGCAGACCCGCAAGCGCAAGGCCGCCGTACCGCGCGTGCTCAACCTGTTTGCCTACACCGGGGCTGCCACCCTGGCTGCCCGCGCCGCCGGCGCCGACGTCACGCACCTCGACTCGGTGAAGCAGGTGAACTTCTGGGCCCGCGACAACATGGAAGCCTCCAACCTCGACGGCGTGCGCTGGCTGGTGGAAGACGCCATGAAATACGTGCGGCGCGAGGTGAAGCGCGGCAGCAAGTACCAGGGCCTCATCCTCGACCCACCTGCCTACGGCCGTGGCCCCAACGGCGAGAAATGGCAGCTGGAAGACGAGCTCAACGAGATGCTCAAGCTCTGCAAAGAGCTGCTCGATCCGCAGGACCACTTCTTCCTCGTGAACCTGTACTCGCTGGGCTTCTCGGCTTTGATTCTCGACAATCTGGTGGGCGAAATCTTCCCGGATATGCGCGACAAGCGCGAAATCGGGGAAATCTACCTGCACGATGCCGCCGCCCGCAAGCTGCCGCTGGGCACGTTCTGCCGGTTCGCGACGTAA
- the dapF gene encoding diaminopimelate epimerase, with the protein MSTTLHFHKYQGTGNDFVMLDDRAETFNAADHALVRNLCDRRRGIGADGLILLRNHPEYDFEMVYFNADGHLGSMCGNGGRCTVAFARQLGVIETETRFLAADGPHEARIDADGTVHLRMQDVAGQQPLEGLGVFLDTGSPHVVRLQAAGTLAELNVFAEGRAIRYGELFREKGTNINFVEAPATPEQPWQVRTYERGVEDETLSCGTGVTAVALAASQHGATSPVHLRTPGGDLRVTFQTQPDGSFQHVYLIGPATRVFEGKIEVA; encoded by the coding sequence ATGAGCACCACGCTGCACTTCCACAAATACCAGGGCACCGGCAACGACTTCGTGATGCTGGACGACCGCGCCGAAACCTTTAATGCCGCCGACCACGCGCTGGTGCGCAACCTCTGCGACCGGCGCCGCGGCATCGGCGCCGACGGCCTGATTCTGCTGCGCAACCACCCGGAGTACGATTTCGAGATGGTGTATTTCAACGCCGATGGCCACCTGGGCTCGATGTGCGGCAACGGCGGGCGCTGCACCGTGGCCTTTGCCCGGCAGCTGGGCGTCATCGAAACCGAAACCCGTTTCCTGGCCGCCGACGGCCCCCACGAGGCCCGCATCGACGCCGACGGCACCGTGCATCTGCGCATGCAGGACGTGGCCGGGCAGCAGCCGCTGGAAGGGCTGGGCGTGTTCCTCGATACCGGCTCGCCGCACGTGGTGCGCCTGCAGGCGGCCGGTACGCTGGCCGAGCTGAACGTGTTTGCCGAAGGCCGCGCCATCCGCTACGGCGAGCTGTTCCGCGAAAAAGGCACCAACATCAACTTCGTGGAGGCGCCCGCCACGCCCGAACAGCCCTGGCAGGTGCGCACCTACGAGCGGGGCGTGGAAGACGAAACCCTGAGCTGCGGCACCGGCGTCACGGCCGTGGCGCTGGCCGCCTCGCAGCACGGCGCCACCAGCCCCGTGCACCTGCGCACCCCCGGCGGCGACCTGCGCGTAACCTTCCAGACCCAGCCCGACGGCTCGTTCCAGCACGTCTACCTCATTGGCCCCGCCACGCGGGTGTTTGAGGGGAAAATAGAGGTAGCATAG
- a CDS encoding GNAT family N-acetyltransferase — MLRSDLVFLRPLEADDLDFLYALENDPAVWSVSDTLAPVSRYTLRQYLDSAAADFHEVRQLRLVLCGTATGAAVGTVDIFGFEPLHQRAGVGIVVLPEHRRHGYAQAALALLLPYARQVLQLHQLHCTIAADNAASLELFAAAGFRTVGTRQQWLRRPGGWQDAVEMQQLL; from the coding sequence ATGCTCCGTTCCGACCTCGTATTTCTGCGCCCCCTTGAAGCCGACGACCTCGACTTCCTGTACGCGCTGGAAAACGACCCCGCGGTCTGGAGCGTGTCCGACACGCTGGCGCCCGTGTCGCGCTACACCCTGCGCCAGTACCTCGACAGCGCCGCCGCCGACTTCCACGAGGTGCGGCAACTGCGGCTGGTGCTATGCGGCACCGCCACCGGCGCGGCTGTGGGCACCGTGGATATTTTCGGGTTTGAGCCCCTGCACCAGCGGGCGGGGGTAGGCATAGTGGTGCTGCCCGAGCACCGTCGCCACGGCTACGCGCAGGCCGCGCTGGCCCTGTTGCTGCCCTATGCCCGGCAGGTGCTACAGCTGCACCAACTGCACTGCACCATCGCCGCCGACAATGCGGCCAGCCTGGAGCTGTTTGCGGCGGCTGGTTTCCGCACGGTAGGCACCCGGCAGCAGTGGCTGCGACGGCCTGGCGGTTGGCAGGATGCTGTAGAAATGCAGCAATTGCTCTGA
- a CDS encoding glycosyltransferase family 1 protein: MPLTTPAELDAHASASAAATATTSTIAPVSYFLPDLVCFAHLHWDFVWQRPQHLLSRFAQHGRVFYVEEAFYHADDLIEPHLEVKERQQGLKVLVVHLPHKLRADEAVADQTQFEVLSRYFDEQGVDKYVFWYYTPMALGKSRFFKPLLTVYDCMDELAAFKFAPPELRERERELFEKADLVFTGGHTLYEAKRQQHRDAHPFPSSIDKAHFGQARQPMPEPADQAGIAHPRVGFFGVVDERLDIELLGQLADAHPEWQFVIIGPVVKIDPATLPRQANVHYLGGKDYQELPAYLQGWDVATLLFADNESTKFISPTKTPEYLAAGRPVVSTPIRDVVRPYGELNLVQIADNAADFGQAIEKALTQTQDADWRQRTDDYLATISWDQTWQQMLDLMQDRLHAKVPVAPLATT, encoded by the coding sequence ATGCCGCTGACCACACCAGCGGAGTTGGACGCCCATGCTTCCGCCTCTGCCGCTGCTACCGCCACTACGTCTACTATTGCCCCGGTTTCCTATTTTCTGCCCGATTTAGTTTGCTTTGCACACCTGCATTGGGATTTCGTGTGGCAGCGCCCGCAGCACCTGCTCTCACGCTTTGCCCAGCACGGCCGCGTTTTCTACGTGGAAGAAGCCTTCTATCACGCCGACGACCTCATTGAGCCGCACCTGGAAGTGAAGGAGCGCCAGCAGGGCCTCAAGGTGCTGGTGGTGCATCTGCCGCACAAGCTGCGCGCCGACGAAGCCGTGGCCGACCAAACCCAGTTTGAGGTGCTGAGCCGCTACTTCGACGAGCAGGGCGTGGACAAGTACGTGTTCTGGTACTACACGCCGATGGCCCTGGGCAAGTCGCGCTTCTTCAAGCCGCTACTGACCGTCTATGACTGCATGGACGAACTGGCCGCCTTCAAGTTTGCGCCGCCGGAGCTGCGCGAGCGGGAGCGGGAGCTGTTCGAGAAGGCCGATCTGGTGTTCACGGGCGGCCACACGCTCTACGAAGCCAAGCGCCAGCAGCACCGCGACGCGCATCCCTTCCCCAGCAGCATCGACAAAGCCCACTTCGGCCAGGCCCGCCAGCCCATGCCTGAGCCCGCCGACCAGGCCGGCATTGCGCATCCGCGCGTCGGGTTCTTCGGCGTGGTGGATGAGCGGCTGGATATTGAACTGTTGGGCCAGTTGGCCGACGCGCACCCCGAGTGGCAGTTTGTCATCATCGGGCCTGTGGTGAAGATTGACCCGGCCACCCTGCCGCGGCAGGCCAATGTGCACTACCTCGGCGGCAAAGACTACCAGGAGTTGCCCGCCTACCTGCAGGGCTGGGACGTGGCCACGCTGCTCTTCGCCGACAACGAAAGCACCAAGTTCATTTCGCCTACCAAAACCCCCGAGTACCTGGCTGCCGGCCGCCCCGTGGTCAGCACGCCCATCCGCGACGTGGTGCGCCCCTACGGCGAGCTGAACCTCGTGCAGATTGCCGATAACGCCGCTGATTTCGGCCAGGCCATCGAAAAGGCTCTGACGCAAACCCAGGATGCCGACTGGCGCCAGCGCACCGACGACTACCTCGCCACCATTTCCTGGGACCAGACCTGGCAGCAGATGCTGGACCTGATGCAGGACCGCCTGCACGCCAAAGTACCCGTTGCCCCGCTCGCTACTACCTGA
- the glf gene encoding UDP-galactopyranose mutase yields MFDYLIVGAGFAGSVLAERLATRSNKKVLIVDKRSHIAGNAYDHYNEDGILVHKYGPHIFHTNSKDVFEYLSNFTDWRPYEHRVLASVDGQMVPMPINLDTINKLYGLSLNSFEVEQFFESVAEDVPVIRTSEDVVVSKVGRELYEKFFKNYTRKQWGMDPSELDKSVTSRVPTRTNRDDRYFTDTYQAMPLHGYTRMFERMLDHPNIKVMLNTDYHDIIDFIPFKEMIFTGPVDEYFDFKYGKLPYRSLEFKHETLNVEQHLAAPVVNYPNDNLYTRITEFKALTGQKHPKTALVYEYPKAEGDPYYPVPRLENADLYNQYKKLADQTPNVHFVGRLATYKYYNMDQVVAQALTLYKRLTEKSEEAQKAQKPAILGSTSIMEKLVPRDPAKQ; encoded by the coding sequence ATGTTCGATTACCTCATTGTTGGGGCCGGTTTTGCCGGCAGCGTGCTGGCCGAGCGGCTGGCCACCCGCTCAAATAAAAAAGTGCTGATTGTAGACAAACGCAGCCACATTGCCGGCAATGCCTACGACCATTACAACGAAGACGGTATCCTGGTCCACAAATACGGCCCGCATATCTTCCACACCAATTCCAAGGACGTTTTCGAGTACCTGTCGAACTTCACCGACTGGCGCCCCTACGAGCACCGCGTGCTGGCTTCCGTGGATGGCCAGATGGTGCCCATGCCCATCAACCTCGATACCATCAACAAGCTCTACGGCCTGTCGCTGAACAGCTTTGAGGTAGAGCAGTTCTTCGAGTCGGTAGCCGAGGACGTGCCCGTTATCCGGACTTCCGAGGACGTGGTGGTCAGCAAAGTGGGCCGCGAGCTGTACGAGAAGTTCTTCAAGAACTACACCCGCAAGCAGTGGGGCATGGACCCCTCGGAGCTGGACAAGTCCGTGACGAGCCGGGTGCCTACCCGCACCAACCGCGACGACCGGTACTTCACCGATACCTACCAGGCCATGCCGCTGCACGGCTACACCCGCATGTTCGAGCGGATGCTAGACCACCCCAACATCAAGGTGATGCTCAACACCGACTACCACGACATCATCGACTTCATTCCTTTCAAGGAAATGATTTTTACGGGGCCGGTAGATGAGTATTTCGACTTCAAATACGGCAAGCTGCCCTACCGCTCGCTGGAGTTTAAGCACGAAACCCTGAACGTGGAGCAGCACTTGGCCGCGCCGGTGGTGAACTACCCCAACGACAACCTGTACACGCGCATTACGGAGTTTAAGGCTCTCACTGGCCAGAAACACCCCAAAACCGCGCTGGTCTACGAGTATCCCAAAGCCGAGGGCGACCCATACTACCCCGTGCCGCGCCTCGAAAACGCCGACCTGTACAACCAGTACAAGAAGCTGGCCGACCAGACCCCGAACGTACACTTTGTGGGCCGCCTCGCTACCTACAAGTACTACAACATGGACCAGGTAGTGGCCCAGGCTCTCACGCTCTACAAGCGCCTCACGGAGAAGAGCGAAGAAGCCCAGAAGGCCCAGAAACCGGCCATTCTCGGCTCCACGTCCATCATGGAGAAGCTGGTGCCCCGCGACCCGGCCAAGCAGTAA
- the secA gene encoding preprotein translocase subunit SecA produces the protein MFDFLGKTVAKIFGTKSDRDLKEIIPYVALVNAEYAKLAQLSDDQLREHTNEVRARIDAHLKPLDDQLAALHARVNDDASLDIMAKEKLFDQIDELEKQRNKDLEVVLMQVLPAAFATVKETARRYTENGQLVVTATDYDRQYAQRKKNVTIQGDKAIWSNKWLAAGAEITWDMIHYDVQIIGGVVLHQGKISEMATGEGKTLVSTLPAFLNALSKRGVHLVTVNDYLAKRDSEWNAPLFEFHGITVDCIDKHQPNTDARRAAYAADITYGTNNEFGFDYLRDNMARETGELVQRKHHYAMVDEVDSVLIDDARTPLIISGPVPRGDVHEFYQLKPRIQRLVDEQKKLVQQYLVEARKGIKEGKDGYKEGEAGLALFRAYRGLPKSKPLIKFLSETGMRAVLQKVENHYLQDNARQMPQADMPLFFTIDEKNNQIELTEKGIDLITAQGEDPHLFIMPDIGSEIANLEKNNSLKDDEKLHQKERLMQDYQEKSERVHTVNQLLKAYTLFEKDDQYILTDDGKVKIVDEQTGRVMEGRRYSDGLHQAIEAKENVRVEDATQTYATVTLQNYFRMYHKLGGMTGTAETEAGELWDIYKLDVVVIPTNRGIQRKDEHDKVYKTVREKYNAVAEEIQTLVQAGRPVLVGTTSVEISELVSRMLKLRGIQHQVLNAKQNQREAEIVAAAGYPGTVTIATNMAGRGTDIKLKETSKAAGGLAIIGTERHESRRVDRQLRGRAGRQGDPGSSQFFVSLEDNLMRLFGSDRIAKLMDRMGLEEGEVIQHSMITSSIERAQKKVEENNFGQRKRLLEYDDVMNAQREVVYKRRRNALFGERLELDVWNMIYDVAEDIVAAHKISGDYEDFKLAIIRVYGYDTYITEAEMKGMAAGTLSQKLYDEALGYYHSKNDHIAGNAMPLVNSLLEQNAPFENVAVPFTDGRKQVSAVANLRRSQATGGHEIIRSMEKSVVLSTIDTAWTQHLRQMDDLKQVVQNAVYEQKDPLLVYKFESFELFKGMIGKVNEDTLSFLFRADIPVQGGAQGTDEAEFYIEDELPTPAPMPKLTAEKEVSSVSLGAGPEDMGPDDAQILEKQMPARSQKVANRNEKVTVQYMDGRIVSDVKYKTVEDDLLNNRCVLVDEA, from the coding sequence ATGTTTGACTTTCTAGGGAAAACCGTCGCCAAGATTTTCGGAACGAAATCGGACCGGGACTTGAAGGAGATTATCCCCTATGTGGCGCTCGTAAACGCCGAATATGCCAAACTGGCACAACTCTCCGACGACCAGCTGCGCGAGCACACCAACGAGGTGCGCGCCCGCATCGACGCCCATCTGAAGCCGCTCGACGACCAGCTGGCCGCGTTGCACGCCCGCGTCAACGACGACGCCAGCCTCGACATCATGGCCAAGGAGAAGCTCTTCGACCAGATTGACGAGCTGGAAAAACAGCGCAATAAAGACCTGGAAGTGGTGCTGATGCAGGTGCTGCCCGCCGCCTTTGCCACGGTGAAGGAAACGGCCCGCCGCTACACCGAAAACGGCCAGCTGGTGGTAACCGCCACCGACTACGACCGCCAGTACGCGCAGCGCAAAAAGAACGTCACGATTCAGGGCGACAAAGCCATCTGGAGCAACAAGTGGCTGGCGGCCGGCGCCGAAATCACCTGGGACATGATTCACTACGACGTCCAGATCATCGGGGGCGTGGTGCTGCACCAGGGCAAGATTTCGGAAATGGCGACCGGCGAGGGCAAAACCCTCGTGTCGACGCTGCCGGCGTTCCTGAACGCGCTCAGCAAGCGCGGCGTGCATCTGGTAACCGTCAACGACTACCTGGCCAAGCGTGACTCGGAGTGGAATGCGCCGCTGTTCGAGTTCCACGGCATCACCGTGGACTGCATCGATAAGCACCAGCCCAACACCGATGCCCGCCGCGCCGCCTACGCCGCCGACATCACCTACGGCACCAACAACGAATTCGGCTTCGACTACCTGCGCGACAACATGGCGCGCGAAACCGGCGAGCTGGTGCAGCGCAAGCACCACTACGCCATGGTCGACGAAGTGGACTCCGTGCTGATTGACGATGCCCGGACGCCGCTCATCATCTCGGGCCCCGTGCCCCGCGGCGACGTGCACGAGTTCTACCAGCTCAAGCCCCGCATCCAGCGCCTCGTAGACGAGCAGAAAAAGCTCGTGCAGCAGTACCTAGTGGAAGCTCGCAAAGGCATCAAAGAAGGCAAAGACGGCTACAAGGAAGGCGAAGCCGGCCTGGCTTTGTTTCGCGCCTACCGTGGCCTGCCCAAGAGCAAGCCGCTGATCAAGTTCCTGAGCGAAACCGGCATGCGCGCCGTGCTGCAGAAAGTGGAAAACCACTACCTGCAGGACAACGCCCGCCAGATGCCGCAGGCCGATATGCCGCTGTTCTTTACGATTGACGAAAAGAACAACCAGATCGAGCTGACCGAAAAAGGCATCGACCTGATTACAGCCCAGGGTGAAGATCCGCACCTGTTCATCATGCCCGACATTGGGTCGGAAATCGCCAACCTCGAGAAAAACAACAGCCTCAAGGACGACGAAAAGCTGCACCAGAAGGAACGGCTGATGCAGGACTACCAGGAGAAGAGCGAGCGGGTTCACACCGTAAACCAGCTCCTGAAGGCCTACACGCTGTTCGAGAAAGACGACCAGTACATCCTGACCGACGACGGCAAGGTGAAGATCGTGGACGAGCAGACCGGCCGCGTAATGGAAGGCCGCCGCTACTCCGACGGCCTGCACCAGGCCATTGAGGCCAAGGAAAACGTGCGCGTGGAAGACGCCACCCAGACCTACGCTACGGTTACGCTGCAGAACTACTTCCGCATGTACCACAAGCTGGGCGGCATGACGGGTACGGCCGAAACCGAAGCCGGCGAGCTGTGGGACATCTATAAGCTCGACGTAGTGGTGATTCCGACCAATCGCGGCATCCAGCGCAAAGACGAGCACGATAAGGTCTACAAGACCGTTCGTGAGAAGTACAACGCCGTGGCCGAGGAAATCCAAACGCTGGTGCAGGCCGGCCGCCCAGTGCTGGTAGGTACCACGAGCGTGGAAATCTCGGAGCTGGTGAGCCGCATGCTGAAGCTGCGCGGCATCCAGCACCAGGTGCTCAACGCCAAGCAAAACCAGCGCGAAGCCGAGATTGTGGCCGCCGCCGGCTACCCCGGCACCGTGACCATTGCCACCAACATGGCCGGCCGCGGTACCGACATCAAGCTCAAGGAAACCTCCAAAGCTGCGGGTGGCCTGGCCATCATCGGTACGGAGCGCCACGAAAGCCGCCGCGTAGACCGCCAGCTGCGGGGCCGCGCCGGCCGCCAGGGCGACCCGGGCTCTTCGCAGTTCTTCGTGAGCCTCGAAGACAACCTAATGCGCCTGTTCGGCTCCGACCGAATTGCCAAGCTCATGGACCGTATGGGCCTGGAAGAAGGCGAGGTAATCCAGCACTCGATGATTACCAGCTCGATTGAGCGCGCCCAGAAGAAGGTTGAAGAAAACAACTTCGGCCAGCGCAAGCGCCTGCTCGAGTACGACGACGTGATGAACGCCCAGCGCGAAGTGGTGTACAAGCGCCGCCGCAACGCCCTGTTCGGCGAGCGTCTGGAGCTGGACGTGTGGAACATGATCTACGACGTGGCTGAGGACATCGTGGCCGCCCACAAAATCTCGGGCGACTACGAGGACTTCAAGCTGGCCATCATCCGCGTGTACGGCTACGATACCTACATCACGGAAGCCGAAATGAAGGGCATGGCCGCCGGCACCCTGTCGCAGAAGCTCTACGACGAGGCCTTGGGCTACTACCACAGCAAGAACGACCACATTGCCGGCAACGCCATGCCGCTCGTGAATAGCCTGCTGGAGCAGAACGCCCCGTTCGAAAACGTGGCAGTGCCCTTCACAGACGGCCGCAAGCAGGTTTCGGCGGTAGCTAACCTGCGCCGCTCGCAGGCCACGGGCGGCCACGAAATCATTCGGAGCATGGAGAAATCCGTGGTGCTGTCGACCATCGACACTGCCTGGACCCAGCACCTGCGCCAGATGGACGACCTGAAGCAGGTGGTGCAGAACGCCGTGTACGAGCAGAAAGACCCGCTGCTGGTGTACAAGTTCGAGAGCTTCGAGCTGTTCAAAGGCATGATCGGCAAGGTCAACGAAGACACCCTGTCGTTCCTGTTCCGCGCCGATATTCCGGTGCAGGGCGGCGCCCAGGGCACCGACGAGGCCGAGTTCTACATCGAAGACGAGCTGCCCACGCCCGCCCCGATGCCCAAGCTGACGGCCGAGAAGGAAGTATCGTCGGTTTCGCTGGGTGCCGGCCCCGAGGACATGGGCCCCGACGACGCGCAGATTCTGGAAAAGCAGATGCCGGCCCGCTCGCAGAAAGTGGCCAACCGCAACGAGAAAGTGACCGTGCAGTACATGGACGGACGCATCGTGAGCGACGTGAAATACAAGACCGTGGAAGACGACCTGCTCAACAACCGCTGCGTGCTGGTTGACGAGGCATAA
- the deoC gene encoding deoxyribose-phosphate aldolase, with the protein MNLAPYIDHTLLRPDATPAQIRQLCQEAVAQQFASVCVPPCYVRLATEALHGSGVPVCTVIGFPLGYALAKVKFFEAHLALADGATELDMVINVGALKAGELAEVEEEIGQLVELCHFRGAILKVIIETALLTEEEIVTACRLCAEAGADFVKTSTGFASRGASVADIELMRQSLPDTIRIKASGGIRARAFALALVAAGADRLGSSNSLALLDDHDETPTA; encoded by the coding sequence ATGAACCTCGCTCCCTACATCGACCATACGCTGCTGCGGCCCGATGCCACGCCCGCCCAGATCCGGCAGCTGTGCCAGGAGGCCGTCGCGCAGCAGTTTGCCAGCGTGTGCGTGCCGCCCTGCTACGTGCGCCTGGCCACCGAGGCGCTGCACGGCAGCGGCGTGCCGGTGTGCACCGTTATCGGGTTTCCGCTGGGCTACGCGCTGGCGAAAGTGAAGTTCTTTGAAGCCCATCTGGCTTTGGCCGACGGAGCGACGGAGCTGGATATGGTCATCAACGTGGGCGCCCTCAAGGCCGGCGAGCTGGCCGAAGTGGAAGAGGAAATCGGGCAGCTGGTCGAGCTGTGCCACTTCCGCGGTGCCATTCTGAAGGTGATTATCGAAACGGCGCTGCTGACCGAGGAGGAAATCGTGACGGCCTGCCGGCTGTGCGCCGAGGCCGGGGCCGACTTCGTGAAGACCTCCACCGGCTTTGCCAGCCGCGGCGCCTCGGTGGCCGATATTGAACTGATGCGGCAATCGTTGCCGGACACTATCCGTATCAAGGCCTCCGGCGGCATCCGGGCCCGGGCGTTTGCGCTGGCGCTGGTTGCGGCCGGCGCCGACCGGCTGGGCTCCTCTAACAGCCTGGCTTTGCTTGATGACCATGATGAAACCCCTACTGCGTAA
- a CDS encoding M20 family metallopeptidase, whose protein sequence is MNHLLSRIKALATEHAADTIAVRHHLHAHPELSFEEYNTVAFVTEQLRQLGLQPQPIAKTGVVALIEGRNPASRTVALRADMDALPITEQNEVPYKSQNPGVMHACGHDVHTSSLLGAARILVALKDEFEGTVKLMFQPGEERLPGGANLMIQEGVLENPKPASVLGQHVFPMLPAGQIGIRPGRYMASTDELYLTVRGKGGHGAMPEMNLDPVLVAAHIIVAAQQIVSRRANPKLPSVLSFGKVIANGATNVIPNEVYIEGTFRTLNEEWRDEAHGHLRRLCEGLADSMGATCELEIRRGYPYLENEPKLTARVRAAAEQYLGAENVIELDQWMAAEDFAYFSQAADACFYRLGTRAEDGRFASSVHTPTFDIEPKALETGPGLMAWLTLCELNVA, encoded by the coding sequence ATGAACCACCTGCTTTCCCGCATCAAAGCGCTGGCCACCGAGCACGCCGCCGATACCATTGCCGTGCGTCACCATTTGCACGCCCACCCCGAGCTGTCGTTTGAGGAGTACAACACCGTGGCCTTCGTGACCGAGCAACTGCGGCAGCTGGGCTTGCAGCCCCAGCCCATTGCTAAAACCGGCGTGGTGGCCCTCATTGAAGGCCGCAACCCAGCCTCCCGCACCGTGGCCCTGCGCGCCGACATGGACGCGCTGCCCATCACGGAGCAGAACGAGGTGCCCTACAAATCCCAGAACCCCGGCGTGATGCACGCCTGCGGCCACGACGTGCACACGTCGTCGCTGCTGGGCGCGGCCCGCATTCTGGTGGCGCTGAAGGACGAGTTTGAGGGCACTGTGAAGCTGATGTTTCAGCCCGGTGAAGAACGGCTGCCGGGTGGCGCCAACCTGATGATTCAGGAAGGCGTGCTCGAAAACCCCAAGCCCGCCAGCGTGCTGGGCCAGCACGTTTTCCCGATGCTGCCCGCCGGCCAGATCGGCATCCGGCCCGGCCGCTACATGGCCAGCACCGACGAGCTCTACCTGACCGTGCGCGGTAAAGGCGGCCACGGCGCCATGCCCGAAATGAACCTCGACCCCGTGCTGGTGGCCGCCCACATCATCGTGGCGGCACAGCAAATTGTGAGCCGCCGCGCCAACCCCAAGCTGCCTTCCGTGCTGTCGTTCGGCAAAGTCATTGCCAACGGCGCCACCAACGTCATTCCCAACGAGGTCTACATTGAAGGCACCTTCCGGACGCTGAACGAGGAGTGGCGCGACGAGGCCCACGGCCACCTGCGCCGCCTCTGCGAAGGCCTGGCCGACTCCATGGGTGCCACCTGCGAGCTGGAAATCCGGCGCGGCTACCCGTACCTGGAAAACGAGCCCAAGCTCACGGCCCGTGTGCGCGCCGCCGCCGAGCAATATCTGGGGGCGGAAAACGTGATTGAGCTGGACCAGTGGATGGCCGCTGAGGACTTCGCCTACTTCTCGCAGGCCGCCGATGCCTGTTTCTACCGCCTCGGCACCCGCGCCGAAGACGGCCGCTTTGCCTCCAGCGTGCACACGCCCACCTTCGATATCGAGCCCAAAGCCCTGGAAACCGGCCCCGGCCTGATGGCCTGGCTCACGCTCTGCGAGCTAAATGTAGCATAG
- a CDS encoding Hsp20/alpha crystallin family protein — protein MATLLYNNRPALRPSRAFNAVLSDMLRDTLPAVNQPSKSFAPAADVLETEAGFELHLALPGVAKDAVSIDFQEGQLVISGERKALEAAENAPKFHRTETGYGSFTRSFRLPDTVDVTAINAELTDGILRVQLPFDSKKVTKHHIEVR, from the coding sequence ATGGCAACTCTGCTGTATAACAACCGCCCTGCTCTTCGTCCTTCGCGTGCCTTCAATGCCGTGCTCAGCGACATGCTGCGCGACACGCTGCCGGCCGTGAACCAACCCTCCAAATCCTTCGCGCCGGCCGCCGACGTGCTGGAAACCGAAGCCGGCTTCGAGCTGCACCTGGCGCTGCCGGGCGTAGCGAAAGACGCCGTCAGCATTGACTTCCAGGAAGGCCAGCTCGTCATCAGCGGCGAGCGGAAGGCGCTGGAGGCCGCCGAAAACGCCCCGAAGTTCCACCGCACCGAAACCGGCTACGGCAGCTTCACCCGCAGCTTCCGCCTGCCCGACACCGTCGACGTAACGGCCATCAACGCCGAGCTGACCGATGGCATTCTGCGCGTGCAGCTGCCTTTTGACAGCAAAAAAGTGACGAAACATCACATCGAAGTGCGCTAG